One window of Phoenix dactylifera cultivar Barhee BC4 chromosome 5, palm_55x_up_171113_PBpolish2nd_filt_p, whole genome shotgun sequence genomic DNA carries:
- the LOC103713014 gene encoding carbon catabolite repressor protein 4 homolog 4 isoform X1, translating into MLRGFPLLLRPPVSAPERCQLFRRICKSKMSGMPKPICLKFISLEDGEFTTKNTSSGFKFRLVSYNILAQVYVKSSYFPHTPSSCLKWKARSQAILMELKNLSADFLCIQELDEYNSFYKSNMENLGYSSIYIQRTGQKKDGCGILYRPSSAELVLKEEIHYNDLVNGIDYGNVSTEIESNGMLDIDRKEEASGKDSMKENSHGDHGDPSDPRVRLKRDCVGLLAAFKLRDASNHLIIVANTHIYWDPDWADVKLAQVKYLLTRVSQFKEVVSNKFCSIPSVIVAGDFNSTPGDEVYKYLLGANSDSEAPAIQLCSLYATNGGEPPFTNCTPDFTGTLDYIFLSDAGYLKPVSLLEVPGPESADIIGGLPNHYHPSDHLPIGADFVVLGSSNSSIVPKLHDVEDGLVKFKIEEDKKDQNN; encoded by the exons TCAATTGTTCAGGAGGATTTGCAAGAGCAAGATGAGTGGAATGCCAAAGCCTATCTGTCTGAAGTTTATTTCTTTGGAAGATGGAGAATTTACAACAAAAAATACTTCGAGTG GTTTCAAATTCCGCCTTGTATCATATAATATTTTAGCCCAG GTTTATGTGAAGAGTTCCTATTTTCCACACACTCCATCTTCTTGtctcaa GTGGAAAGCTCGTTCACAAGCTATTTTGATGGAACTCAAGAACCTCAGTGCTGACTTCCTCTGCATACAG GAGTTAGATGAATATAACAGCTTTTACAAAAGCAACATGGAGAACCTTGGATATTCAAGTATTTACATTCAAAGAACTGGGCAAAAAAAAGACGGGTGTGGGATTCTTTACAGGCCTAGCAG TGCAGAGTTGGTCCTAAAGGAAGAAATACATTACAATGATCTTGTGAACGGTATTGATTATGGGAATGTTTCAACTGAAATTGAAAGTAATGGCATGCTTGATATTGATAGAAAAGAGGAAGCATCAGGAAAAG ATTCGATGAAAGAGAACAGTCATGGCGATCATGGAGATCCTAGTGATCCACGTGTCAGATTGAAACGTGATTGTGTTGGCTTATTGGCAGCTTTTAAGCTTAGAGATGCTTCTAATCACCTGATTATTGTGGCAAATACACACATTTACTG GGATCCAGACTGGGCTGATGTAAAGCTTGCACAAGTAAAATATCTTCTAACACGAGTTTCACAATTCAAAGAAGTTGTTTCAAATAAATTTTGCTCCATACCTTCAGTGATTGTAGCTGGTGATTTCAATTCTACTCCTGGAGATGAG GTCTACAAATATCTTCTAGGGGCAAACTCTGATTCAGAAGCACCGGCGATCCAATTGTGCAGTCTTTATGCAACAAATGGAGGAGAGCCGCCATTCACAAACTGCACTCCTGATTTCACTGGAACACTTGATTACATATTCTTGTCAGATGCTGGCTACCTGAAACCAGTTAGTTTACTTGAAGTTCCAGGGCCTGAGTCAGCTGATATTATTGGTGGGCTACCTAACCACTATCACCCCAGTGATCATTTACCAATTGGTGCTGATTTTGTGGTTCTTGGATCTTCAAACTCTTCGATAGTTCCCAAACTGCACGATGTTGAAGACGGTCTTGTTAAGTTTAAAATTgaggaagacaagaaagatcaAAATAACTGA
- the LOC103713014 gene encoding carbon catabolite repressor protein 4 homolog 4 isoform X2 produces the protein MLRGFPLLLRPPVSAPERWRICKSKMSGMPKPICLKFISLEDGEFTTKNTSSGFKFRLVSYNILAQVYVKSSYFPHTPSSCLKWKARSQAILMELKNLSADFLCIQELDEYNSFYKSNMENLGYSSIYIQRTGQKKDGCGILYRPSSAELVLKEEIHYNDLVNGIDYGNVSTEIESNGMLDIDRKEEASGKDSMKENSHGDHGDPSDPRVRLKRDCVGLLAAFKLRDASNHLIIVANTHIYWDPDWADVKLAQVKYLLTRVSQFKEVVSNKFCSIPSVIVAGDFNSTPGDEVYKYLLGANSDSEAPAIQLCSLYATNGGEPPFTNCTPDFTGTLDYIFLSDAGYLKPVSLLEVPGPESADIIGGLPNHYHPSDHLPIGADFVVLGSSNSSIVPKLHDVEDGLVKFKIEEDKKDQNN, from the exons GAGGATTTGCAAGAGCAAGATGAGTGGAATGCCAAAGCCTATCTGTCTGAAGTTTATTTCTTTGGAAGATGGAGAATTTACAACAAAAAATACTTCGAGTG GTTTCAAATTCCGCCTTGTATCATATAATATTTTAGCCCAG GTTTATGTGAAGAGTTCCTATTTTCCACACACTCCATCTTCTTGtctcaa GTGGAAAGCTCGTTCACAAGCTATTTTGATGGAACTCAAGAACCTCAGTGCTGACTTCCTCTGCATACAG GAGTTAGATGAATATAACAGCTTTTACAAAAGCAACATGGAGAACCTTGGATATTCAAGTATTTACATTCAAAGAACTGGGCAAAAAAAAGACGGGTGTGGGATTCTTTACAGGCCTAGCAG TGCAGAGTTGGTCCTAAAGGAAGAAATACATTACAATGATCTTGTGAACGGTATTGATTATGGGAATGTTTCAACTGAAATTGAAAGTAATGGCATGCTTGATATTGATAGAAAAGAGGAAGCATCAGGAAAAG ATTCGATGAAAGAGAACAGTCATGGCGATCATGGAGATCCTAGTGATCCACGTGTCAGATTGAAACGTGATTGTGTTGGCTTATTGGCAGCTTTTAAGCTTAGAGATGCTTCTAATCACCTGATTATTGTGGCAAATACACACATTTACTG GGATCCAGACTGGGCTGATGTAAAGCTTGCACAAGTAAAATATCTTCTAACACGAGTTTCACAATTCAAAGAAGTTGTTTCAAATAAATTTTGCTCCATACCTTCAGTGATTGTAGCTGGTGATTTCAATTCTACTCCTGGAGATGAG GTCTACAAATATCTTCTAGGGGCAAACTCTGATTCAGAAGCACCGGCGATCCAATTGTGCAGTCTTTATGCAACAAATGGAGGAGAGCCGCCATTCACAAACTGCACTCCTGATTTCACTGGAACACTTGATTACATATTCTTGTCAGATGCTGGCTACCTGAAACCAGTTAGTTTACTTGAAGTTCCAGGGCCTGAGTCAGCTGATATTATTGGTGGGCTACCTAACCACTATCACCCCAGTGATCATTTACCAATTGGTGCTGATTTTGTGGTTCTTGGATCTTCAAACTCTTCGATAGTTCCCAAACTGCACGATGTTGAAGACGGTCTTGTTAAGTTTAAAATTgaggaagacaagaaagatcaAAATAACTGA
- the LOC103713014 gene encoding carbon catabolite repressor protein 4 homolog 4 isoform X3: protein MQNTTMLTMVRKWRPWRICKSKMSGMPKPICLKFISLEDGEFTTKNTSSGFKFRLVSYNILAQVYVKSSYFPHTPSSCLKWKARSQAILMELKNLSADFLCIQELDEYNSFYKSNMENLGYSSIYIQRTGQKKDGCGILYRPSSAELVLKEEIHYNDLVNGIDYGNVSTEIESNGMLDIDRKEEASGKDSMKENSHGDHGDPSDPRVRLKRDCVGLLAAFKLRDASNHLIIVANTHIYWDPDWADVKLAQVKYLLTRVSQFKEVVSNKFCSIPSVIVAGDFNSTPGDEVYKYLLGANSDSEAPAIQLCSLYATNGGEPPFTNCTPDFTGTLDYIFLSDAGYLKPVSLLEVPGPESADIIGGLPNHYHPSDHLPIGADFVVLGSSNSSIVPKLHDVEDGLVKFKIEEDKKDQNN from the exons GAGGATTTGCAAGAGCAAGATGAGTGGAATGCCAAAGCCTATCTGTCTGAAGTTTATTTCTTTGGAAGATGGAGAATTTACAACAAAAAATACTTCGAGTG GTTTCAAATTCCGCCTTGTATCATATAATATTTTAGCCCAG GTTTATGTGAAGAGTTCCTATTTTCCACACACTCCATCTTCTTGtctcaa GTGGAAAGCTCGTTCACAAGCTATTTTGATGGAACTCAAGAACCTCAGTGCTGACTTCCTCTGCATACAG GAGTTAGATGAATATAACAGCTTTTACAAAAGCAACATGGAGAACCTTGGATATTCAAGTATTTACATTCAAAGAACTGGGCAAAAAAAAGACGGGTGTGGGATTCTTTACAGGCCTAGCAG TGCAGAGTTGGTCCTAAAGGAAGAAATACATTACAATGATCTTGTGAACGGTATTGATTATGGGAATGTTTCAACTGAAATTGAAAGTAATGGCATGCTTGATATTGATAGAAAAGAGGAAGCATCAGGAAAAG ATTCGATGAAAGAGAACAGTCATGGCGATCATGGAGATCCTAGTGATCCACGTGTCAGATTGAAACGTGATTGTGTTGGCTTATTGGCAGCTTTTAAGCTTAGAGATGCTTCTAATCACCTGATTATTGTGGCAAATACACACATTTACTG GGATCCAGACTGGGCTGATGTAAAGCTTGCACAAGTAAAATATCTTCTAACACGAGTTTCACAATTCAAAGAAGTTGTTTCAAATAAATTTTGCTCCATACCTTCAGTGATTGTAGCTGGTGATTTCAATTCTACTCCTGGAGATGAG GTCTACAAATATCTTCTAGGGGCAAACTCTGATTCAGAAGCACCGGCGATCCAATTGTGCAGTCTTTATGCAACAAATGGAGGAGAGCCGCCATTCACAAACTGCACTCCTGATTTCACTGGAACACTTGATTACATATTCTTGTCAGATGCTGGCTACCTGAAACCAGTTAGTTTACTTGAAGTTCCAGGGCCTGAGTCAGCTGATATTATTGGTGGGCTACCTAACCACTATCACCCCAGTGATCATTTACCAATTGGTGCTGATTTTGTGGTTCTTGGATCTTCAAACTCTTCGATAGTTCCCAAACTGCACGATGTTGAAGACGGTCTTGTTAAGTTTAAAATTgaggaagacaagaaagatcaAAATAACTGA
- the LOC103713014 gene encoding carbon catabolite repressor protein 4 homolog 4 isoform X4, translating into MSGMPKPICLKFISLEDGEFTTKNTSSGFKFRLVSYNILAQVYVKSSYFPHTPSSCLKWKARSQAILMELKNLSADFLCIQELDEYNSFYKSNMENLGYSSIYIQRTGQKKDGCGILYRPSSAELVLKEEIHYNDLVNGIDYGNVSTEIESNGMLDIDRKEEASGKDSMKENSHGDHGDPSDPRVRLKRDCVGLLAAFKLRDASNHLIIVANTHIYWDPDWADVKLAQVKYLLTRVSQFKEVVSNKFCSIPSVIVAGDFNSTPGDEVYKYLLGANSDSEAPAIQLCSLYATNGGEPPFTNCTPDFTGTLDYIFLSDAGYLKPVSLLEVPGPESADIIGGLPNHYHPSDHLPIGADFVVLGSSNSSIVPKLHDVEDGLVKFKIEEDKKDQNN; encoded by the exons ATGAGTGGAATGCCAAAGCCTATCTGTCTGAAGTTTATTTCTTTGGAAGATGGAGAATTTACAACAAAAAATACTTCGAGTG GTTTCAAATTCCGCCTTGTATCATATAATATTTTAGCCCAG GTTTATGTGAAGAGTTCCTATTTTCCACACACTCCATCTTCTTGtctcaa GTGGAAAGCTCGTTCACAAGCTATTTTGATGGAACTCAAGAACCTCAGTGCTGACTTCCTCTGCATACAG GAGTTAGATGAATATAACAGCTTTTACAAAAGCAACATGGAGAACCTTGGATATTCAAGTATTTACATTCAAAGAACTGGGCAAAAAAAAGACGGGTGTGGGATTCTTTACAGGCCTAGCAG TGCAGAGTTGGTCCTAAAGGAAGAAATACATTACAATGATCTTGTGAACGGTATTGATTATGGGAATGTTTCAACTGAAATTGAAAGTAATGGCATGCTTGATATTGATAGAAAAGAGGAAGCATCAGGAAAAG ATTCGATGAAAGAGAACAGTCATGGCGATCATGGAGATCCTAGTGATCCACGTGTCAGATTGAAACGTGATTGTGTTGGCTTATTGGCAGCTTTTAAGCTTAGAGATGCTTCTAATCACCTGATTATTGTGGCAAATACACACATTTACTG GGATCCAGACTGGGCTGATGTAAAGCTTGCACAAGTAAAATATCTTCTAACACGAGTTTCACAATTCAAAGAAGTTGTTTCAAATAAATTTTGCTCCATACCTTCAGTGATTGTAGCTGGTGATTTCAATTCTACTCCTGGAGATGAG GTCTACAAATATCTTCTAGGGGCAAACTCTGATTCAGAAGCACCGGCGATCCAATTGTGCAGTCTTTATGCAACAAATGGAGGAGAGCCGCCATTCACAAACTGCACTCCTGATTTCACTGGAACACTTGATTACATATTCTTGTCAGATGCTGGCTACCTGAAACCAGTTAGTTTACTTGAAGTTCCAGGGCCTGAGTCAGCTGATATTATTGGTGGGCTACCTAACCACTATCACCCCAGTGATCATTTACCAATTGGTGCTGATTTTGTGGTTCTTGGATCTTCAAACTCTTCGATAGTTCCCAAACTGCACGATGTTGAAGACGGTCTTGTTAAGTTTAAAATTgaggaagacaagaaagatcaAAATAACTGA